DNA from Eubalaena glacialis isolate mEubGla1 chromosome 2, mEubGla1.1.hap2.+ XY, whole genome shotgun sequence:
TTCAGCATCCTTGAGCAGTTCAAGTAGAAGGAACTGCTATCTGCAACAAATCTTATGACGTGGCAAGTgaaaaaattcaatgaaatcccaAGACTGAGGATCTACGGTCAAAAGGCCAGCCGGATCCCAGTCATCTCAAGTGCTCAAGCAGAAGGTCCTAGACCGTTGTTACTAATTCTTGGTGGGGAGTAGATTGTATATGCTtataaaagaatttatttttgaacTACCATGACAATCAGCTTTGATCCtaacattttagaaattaaaatagaaggATGAGAAGAGCCCTAGTCTATAGGGAATGCTCACGTCCCTGAAGAAGGACAGGTCAATAAGGGCCCAAATTCTCCCCTGGTCTTTAAGTGGAAAGGCAAAACATCACACCTTGAAAAGAGGCTTTTCTCAGCCAAAGCAAGTAAGACCTCTTTCTTTAAGCCTATTGATCTGAAGCTGttccaggaaggaaaaaagagtcCAGGCCAGATGTTCAGCAGCAGCCAGAGTCGGACCCCATGTCACGAGAGCTCCGCTGGGAGGCACTGGGTCCCACTGATGTTGAAATACACTGCTGGGGGCCAATCTTGATGCCATTTGCCTGTAGAAGAAAAGAGGCAGTAGTTCCCACCTCAGTGTGAAAGTTAAgtgggagaaaggagaggggTAAAAGCAGAAATCATTAATCACATTTTCTAGAAGTAGATATGGCCTTGGCAGGTAACCATGCACTCTAGCCAGACTGCTGTGGAACGATAATCTGTGACAGTGAAGATAAGATGACCAGCTCTGGTATTATCGATGACTAGAAGTGGCTTTTGTGCCCATTTTTAAAGTGACTGTTATACTTAAAGTTTCATAGCTATGTGCAGAATCAGGATGTGATGAGGTGAGAGTAAGAGGAGGTAAAAGAGAAGTGGCAGCATATTagcatataattcttttttctgttttgaccCCAAATTTCCTTTATAGAAATGGCCGTGCTGAGCAATTAAGAATCACACTTCCCCAAGCTCTGGAATAGTAAAAAACTGAGGTTGAAAAGAAAATCTCCCATAACGTATAAACCTTTTAGATCACCAATTAATAATCTCTTTAAGCATTCTGGGTCTCAGacttgagaaaaaatgaaaaggatgaCAGGTTTCTGTGTacctacataaaaaaaaaaaaatcaagtatgaATTGGCATAGCTTCAAATAGTATCATGTTAGATAGGAAGTGCTTACATTCTAGGGAGCTTCCTATCCTGTTTAACACAAAACAAAGTTAATTGTCAGACCCCCACCCTATCTCACCTCATTGTGGACATCAAATAAACCCTGCTGGATCTTCCTATATATTTCTTTGGCTGTGTTAATGAAGGCCTAAAGGAAACATAAACCATAGTATTAGGCTCAAGTTTACCTAGAGAGATTAAGAAAAGAGAATACAAATACTATTCCTATTTGGATTTCAAAGGTGAATTAGGAACTATTAGGAGAATGGAGTAAAAATACAGACGGTCCCCCAAAGGCCCTGTAAAAGCCATTGAGAgtagtttcaaaaagaaaaaggggattCTACGGTATTTTGGTACTGACACACGATATACCTAGGGTTCCTACGTTGGCACCCTctgcaaataaaacaaacatgctCTCTTCTCAGTTAGTTACTGAAGATACAGTCAGTATCAGGCTTACGAATGACTAAAGTAGAATCCATTAGTTCTACTGATTTACAAATAACAGTAGTGTCAATCCACACTTACCAATTAATGTTATCTAATATAAAAGTAAAGCCTTAGgaatcaaggaaaaagaaatggaaaaattccctTAAAGGGAGACATATGGTCACTATGACCATAAGACATCCTTTTCTTACCCATGTCTtataagggaagagaattctGAATAAAAGGACAAAGGTATGGTATAATCTCTGAAAACTTTCCCTACTTTTTCCCAAATAGTACCTCTTCAACATTGCAGGCTGTTTTGGCTGACGTTTCCATGAATATAAGTCCATGTTCCCGAGCAAaggcctctccctcttctctcttcacATCCCTACGGGATTCTAAGTCACTGCAAGAGATTAATTGGggagaaaactaaaaaaagatccaAGTGAAAGAAGAAACTCTTGTTCTAAAAGAATCCCATAGCTGTTTCAACTGCCAGTTAATCCATAAAGAATGTAGATCCTGCATGACGTTCCTTGTATAGGGTTACTGATTTCTGTAGCCTCTTGGAAAATATTCTTCAGATCAGATTCTTGACAGCTGCTGCATGGCTGAGGATAATACCTTACTCTTATTACAGAGAAAAAGGTTTATAAGAGGTTAGGCAAGCCCCCTAGTTACTCAAGGTCTATGCCCTATGCTTCTTTTTTGAATGAGATCCAgttaaagcaaaggaaagaagaggaaagggaaattcCAGTTACTGGAAAGTAGAAAAGTCATAGATGTCAAATCCCATAGTGATAAGTGTCTTCCTCTTTACTAGAATCAAtccacagaaagagagagagccaggAATAGGGAGAACACAGTTGCCTTAACGCTCACTAGTCTCATTATTAATGTGTATAATAAGTAGCAGCCTGCCACCAGGGAAATGAGGGATTCAGAGAAAATGATATGGATAAAATTAGGTGATATTGAGGATGTGAAGACAGAGCcaaggaatgagaaaaaataaagtggcATGGAAAGACTTTATGCAAGACAGGATAAAAGGCTGCAGAATAAGGCAATGGTGAACTgtctgattttcatttttcaaattgcaAACTTTCATTTGGGAggattccagtttttcaccataaaaaaaaaaatcaaggagtaAGTCCATTAGAGAACAACAAACCTGCAAAATGTAGATTTATTATTCATCAGCTGTGTGAAGACCAGGGAAGAACTAACCCTAAATGGCAACAGTCCCAAATTTGTACCTCTAGCCCAGACACGCCTCTAAGCCCCAGATCagtttgtccatttgtctgttctcCATTTCCACTCTGATGTGTAAAAGGCACCTCAGAAGTACATCAAAATGAAATGTCCTGATTCTGTCCCAAGCTTCCACATCTCCATAAATGGCACAAGCCAAAAACCAAGACATTATTAAcaccttttcctccttcactcCAAATACCCTATCCAGCCCAAAGCGAGGTCCTCCAAAATGTACCTTAAAatcatccttttctctctctcagtgCCATCGACCTAGTCTAATccaccactctctcacttggacTGCTGCTGCCGAAATCCACGTCAACCCTTGCTCCCCTCCAGGGTGATCTTTTAAAACCTGATCAAGCTacttctctgcttaaaactcTTAAATGCTTCCTACTgtgtttagaataaaatccaaactcctctcTCAGTTCAGTAAGTGCCATGATGagatctggcccctgccttctTTTCCAACCTCACCTCGCACCACTCCCCTCTGATTTAGTCCAACCGTACCAGGTTTCTTTCAACATTATAAACTTATCGAGCTTTTCCCAGTTTAAGGCTTTCACACAGTTTGTTACCCCTATGtgataccttttttaaaaatctttgcccaTTGAACTCTTGCACATCCTTCAGATTCCAGCTTAAATTACAACTCTAAATCAAAAATAAGTACCCTGGTACTCTTTTTTATGGTGccctttttcttccccttcacTGCATTTATCATGATTTATAATCAGATACAAATCattttatattcaatatctaTGTCCCCAttgactgtaagctccatgggaATGGGGGCAGGACTTTGTTTTCACCTTGCACACTCAGGGTCTGGCACAATGTCTAAGACATAACAGGTTTTCCATAAATTGGTTGAACCAATAAATGAGTACAATTAGTCTGTGGCCACAGTTCTAAAACGGTGCACCTTAGGCACTACTACAAACTCACAAGGGTGCCACAGGTTACTTTAAATATTCAAGGGAAACACAGCAACACTCAACATCAGAACACCACATAAATTACAAGCTTGATATAACTGGCAATGTCACCATCAGATCCTGACAGATTCCATTCAACATTTGCACATCTTTGCGAAGCTGACTTTTTGGCAGCTGCTGTGACAAAAAGCAAACCCTGCACAAAAACCAATTTGGAACGGAGAGTGGTAGTGTCCAATATTGATTCCAAGGTTTGAGAAGCTGTGCTGTCATTATggttatttatgaaataaaaaattctttttcttttaatttatgtttttcatttttcacttagtTGTTATGACAAAAATACTTGCTATGTTGTTTAGATCTATTTAATAACAAAACTATTAGGTATGTCTTTTGGCCTATGGGTGCCTTAGAAAATTTATTgagaataacaagtgttggtgagaatgtggagaaactggaacccttgtgcattgttggtagtAATGttaaatggtgtagccactatggaaaacaatacagcggtacctcaaaaaattaaacatagaatttccacaagatccagcaattccacttctgggtatataccctaaagaattgaaagcagggacccaaacagatatctgtacacccATGTTGACAAGacgcattattcacaatagccaaaaggtagaagcaactgaagtgtacatcaatggatgaataaacaaaatgtggtaaatacatacaatggattACTATCCAcccttaaaagggaaggaaattctgacacatgctacaatatggataaatTTTGAAGacgttatgctaaatgaaataagccagtaatgaaaagacaaatattgtatgattccacttatatgtggtgCCTAGAATAGTCAACTTTATTGAGACAgtaagtagaatggtggttgctaggggctggtgggaggggaatGTGGAGTTACTGTTTATGGTAATAGAGTTTCAGtcggggaagatgaaaaagttctggagatgaatggtggtgatggttacagaacaatataaatatacttaatgccacagaactatctacttaaaaatggttaaaatggtaaattttatgttatgtatattttaccacaataattttgttttttttttaactgagacaCTAAATGTACCTAAACTAAAAAAGTTTAGGACCCAAATGATCCAATGTCCACAGAGTACCTAGATGACTCCTGGTACTtattatttatacaaataaaattttacctcTTATTCCCAATCAGCATGATAACCATGTTGGAGCTAGAGTGCTGCCGGGCATCCTCTAACCACGAGGTCAGGTGGTTGAAGGTTTCACGCCTACAACAGAAAAGTTTAGAAAGTGGGTCAAAGGCTT
Protein-coding regions in this window:
- the RAB2B gene encoding ras-related protein Rab-2B isoform X2, coding for MVNIDGKQIKLQIWDTAGQESFRSITRSYYRGAAGALLVYDITRRETFNHLTSWLEDARQHSSSNMVIMLIGNKSDLESRRDVKREEGEAFAREHGLIFMETSAKTACNVEEAFINTAKEIYRKIQQGLFDVHNEANGIKIGPQQCISTSVGPSASQRSSRDMGSDSGCC
- the RAB2B gene encoding ras-related protein Rab-2B isoform X1, producing the protein MTYAYLFKYIIIGDTGVGKSCLLLQFTDKRFQPVHDLTIGVEFGARMVNIDGKQIKLQIWDTAGQESFRSITRSYYRGAAGALLVYDITRRETFNHLTSWLEDARQHSSSNMVIMLIGNKSDLESRRDVKREEGEAFAREHGLIFMETSAKTACNVEEAFINTAKEIYRKIQQGLFDVHNEANGIKIGPQQCISTSVGPSASQRSSRDMGSDSGCC